The bacterium DNA segment AACATCGGGTGGGCCAGATCGTCGTCGCGCTGCGGCGAGCCGATCACGTCGTTCGTCAGCCAGTTGCGGTAGTGCTCGAGGTCGAACGAGCCGCCGGGCAACTCCGTCCCGACGAGGTCCTGCATCTGCTCGAAGGGGACCACCGCTACGGCCCTCGACCGAAGAACGCACGACCGAGGGAGGGGGCACCGGGGGCCGGCCGGCGGAGCGATTTCGCCAGACGCTCCCGCCGACGGCCACCGCCGCCCCCGACCGGACAACGACGCCAGGACGGATTCCGTCCTGGGCCGGTCTGACGAAGCTCGACTGGATTCCGGCCCCCGCCGGAATGACGAGACTCGGCTGGATACCAGCCCCAGATTGAGTCCGGAACAGGCTCTTCGCCGACATGACAGAGGGAGAGAATCACAACTGGGAAGAGGCTGCTCAGAGTTCGTCGCTGCCGGCGAGGGCGGCGTCGGGGCTGTGGCCGTAGCAGTGCTCCAGCAGCCGGGCCTCGGTGATCTCGTCCCCGACGGCCTCGCCCACGATCTCACCCTCGCGCATGGCAATGACCCGGTGGCAGACCCCCACCAGCTCGCCGAACTCCGAGGAGATGAACACGACCGCCTTGCCCTCGGCGGCCAGCTGCTCCATGAGGCCGTAGACCTCCTCCTTGGCGCCCACGTCGATGCCGTGGGTGGGCTCGTCGAAGATCAGCACCGAGGCGCCCGAGCGCAGCCAGCGGCCCAGCACCAGCTTCTGCTGATTCCCGCCCGACAGCCAGGCGGCCGGCGTGAGGTCCGAGGGGGTCTTGATGTCGAGGTCGCGCACCGCCGCCAGGGAGGCCTCGCGCTCCTTGGGCCCCGACGGCATCGGCAGGCGCCGGGCCATGCGGAACCTGGCGAGGGTTCCCAGGGTGATGTTGCGGCGCACGTTGAAGTCCCTGATGAGTCCCTGGTTGCGCCGGTCCTCCGGCAGCAGCACGATGCCGGAGGCGATGGCGTCGGCGGGCTTGCGGATCGTGACCTCGGCGCCGTGCAGGCGGATTGTGCCGGCGCTGCGGTGATCGGCGCCGAAGACCGCCCGCATCAACTCGGTGCGCCCCGCGCCCATGAGCCCGGCCACACCCAGGATCTCCCCCTCGCGGATGCTGAACGACGCATCGCGGATGCGCCCTGGCACCTCCACGCCTTCGACTTCCAGCACCATCGGGGTGTCGGGCGGACCGCCGATGCCGTGGCTGCGGCGACGCTGCAGCGCCGTCTCGCTGGCGTCCTCGCCGGTGATCTCCTCAATGAGCGTGCGCGCCTCGAACGCCTCGGTGGGCCGGTCATCCACGACGGCGCCGTCGCGCATCACCACTACCCGGTCGGTGATCTCCAGGATCTCCTCGAGGCGGTGCGACACGTACACCACGGCCACGCCGGCTGCCGACAGGTCGCGGATCACGGCGAACAGATGGCTGGTCTCCTCGTCGGTGAGCGACCCTGTGGGCTCGTCCAGAACGACCAGGCGGGCCTGGGTCACCAGGGCGCGGGCGATCATCACCAGCCGCTGCTGCGCCACCGGCAGCGTGCGGATCGCCACTTCCGGGGCGATGCCGCCGCCGAGGCGGGCCAGCACGTCGCGGGACTGCCGGCGCAGCTTGGCGAAGTCCACCAGCACCCCGGCCCGGCGGGGGTATCCGAGCCCCAGTTCCACGTTCTCAGCCACCGACAACTCGGGGACCACCGAGAGTTCCTGGTGGACGAAGGACAGCCCCAGCAACGTGGCGTCGTGCGGGTTGTGGATCTCGATCTCCTCGCCGTCGAGCAGGATCTGCCCCTCGTCGGGGGCGGTGGCACCGGCCAGGATCTTGATGACCGTGCTCTTGCCGGCGCCGTTCTTGCCGACCAGGCCGACAACTTCTCCTAACCGGATGGCGAGGGAGACACGATCGGCGGCGCGCACGCCCGGATAATCCTTGACCAGTCCCCTGACCTCGAGGAAGACCTCGCCGGTCGTCGTGACGGGGGCGGTGGCAGTGGCATTCATGTCGCCGGCCTCCGGTTACTTGCGCCGGAGCATCGTCTGGCTGACCAGCACGCCGAAGACCAGAATCACACCCTTGGCGATGTTGACCCAGGCGTTGGAGATCTGCAACAACAGCAGACCGGTCTCGATGACACGCAGGAACAGCGCTCCCACGATCGTCCCGGGGATGCTGAACTGCCCCGGACGGAACACGGCCGCGCCCACGAACACCGCCGCGTAAGCGTCGAGCAGGAAGGCATCACCCAGGTTCAGC contains these protein-coding regions:
- a CDS encoding sugar ABC transporter ATP-binding protein; protein product: MNATATAPVTTTGEVFLEVRGLVKDYPGVRAADRVSLAIRLGEVVGLVGKNGAGKSTVIKILAGATAPDEGQILLDGEEIEIHNPHDATLLGLSFVHQELSVVPELSVAENVELGLGYPRRAGVLVDFAKLRRQSRDVLARLGGGIAPEVAIRTLPVAQQRLVMIARALVTQARLVVLDEPTGSLTDEETSHLFAVIRDLSAAGVAVVYVSHRLEEILEITDRVVVMRDGAVVDDRPTEAFEARTLIEEITGEDASETALQRRRSHGIGGPPDTPMVLEVEGVEVPGRIRDASFSIREGEILGVAGLMGAGRTELMRAVFGADHRSAGTIRLHGAEVTIRKPADAIASGIVLLPEDRRNQGLIRDFNVRRNITLGTLARFRMARRLPMPSGPKEREASLAAVRDLDIKTPSDLTPAAWLSGGNQQKLVLGRWLRSGASVLIFDEPTHGIDVGAKEEVYGLMEQLAAEGKAVVFISSEFGELVGVCHRVIAMREGEIVGEAVGDEITEARLLEHCYGHSPDAALAGSDEL